One region of Bacillus pumilus genomic DNA includes:
- the rsmG gene encoding 16S rRNA (guanine(527)-N(7))-methyltransferase RsmG, which produces MNIEQFTAALEEKGMTLSPVQLEQFETYFRMLVEWNEKMNLTSITEKEEVYLKHFYDSISASFFIDFHKVTTICDIGAGAGFPSIPLKICFPHLHVTIVDSLQKRITFLNELAKGLNLQDTTFYHDRAETFGQRKEKRESYDLVTARAVARLSVLSELCLPLVKKEGLFVALKASAADEEMQAGKKAVTVLGGEVVEKHSFVLPLEESERNIIVIEKKKQTPKKYPRKPGTPNKSPIEG; this is translated from the coding sequence ATGAACATTGAACAATTTACAGCAGCACTAGAGGAGAAAGGGATGACTCTTTCTCCTGTGCAGCTTGAACAATTTGAAACTTACTTCCGCATGCTTGTAGAATGGAACGAGAAAATGAATTTGACGTCCATTACTGAAAAGGAAGAAGTGTATTTAAAGCATTTTTATGATTCAATTTCCGCATCATTTTTCATTGATTTTCACAAAGTAACGACGATTTGCGATATAGGAGCTGGTGCTGGTTTCCCAAGCATTCCTCTTAAAATTTGCTTCCCTCATCTACATGTGACCATTGTTGATTCTCTTCAGAAACGAATTACGTTTCTCAATGAGTTAGCAAAAGGGTTAAACTTACAAGATACTACTTTTTATCATGATCGTGCGGAGACGTTTGGACAACGTAAGGAAAAGCGTGAAAGCTATGATCTTGTCACTGCTAGAGCGGTTGCGCGTTTATCCGTCTTGAGCGAACTATGTCTGCCCCTTGTAAAAAAGGAAGGATTGTTTGTGGCATTAAAAGCATCTGCTGCTGATGAAGAAATGCAAGCAGGGAAGAAAGCCGTTACTGTCCTCGGAGGAGAGGTTGTTGAAAAGCATTCCTTTGTTCTTCCTTTAGAAGAAAGCGAACGGAACATCATTGTCATTGAAAAGAAAAAGCAAACACCAAAAAAATATCCTAGAAAACCAGGAACACCTAATAAATCACCAATAGAAGGTTGA